One Setaria viridis chromosome 3, Setaria_viridis_v4.0, whole genome shotgun sequence DNA window includes the following coding sequences:
- the LOC117849602 gene encoding uncharacterized protein isoform X1 — translation MARNPGCTVFIGNLDDRVPERVLYEILIQVGRVVDLHIPRDKETSRPKGYAFAEYETEEIAQYAVKLFSGLVRLHNKTLRFAISGQDKVDKPSSNGNMPVTPRLNPIPAPKPPQLMRSSDTPSSQHTVVNGRIAGYGISPNHSYDSHSQAPSSGLPSRGLSNGTYEYSRRVFGSVMNDVSRRATREPVPYPSY, via the exons ATGGCGAGGAACCCGGGATGCACCGTCTTCATAG GTAACTTGGATGACAGGGTTCCTGAGAGGGTCCTGTATGAGATTCTTATTCAGGTAGGTCGAGTTGTAGACCTACACATACCTCGCGACAAGGAAACTAGTCGACCAAAGGGTTATGCTTTTGCTGAGTATGAAACAGAGGAGATTGCCCAGTATGCTGTTAAGCTATTTTCTGGCCTTGTTCGGCTACATAATAAAACACTTAGATTTGCG ATCTCTGGGCAAGACAAGGTTGACAAACCCTCCTCAAATGGCAATATGCCTGTAACTCCTAGGTTAAACCCTATACCAGCACCAAAGCCTCCTCAACTTATGCGGTCTAGTGATACTCCTTCGTCACAGCATACAGTCGTGAATGGCAGGATTGCAGGGTATGGTATCTCACCAAATCATTCATATGACTCACATTCTCAAG CGCCATCAAGTGGGTTACCGAGTAGAGGACTAAGCAACGGTACGTATGAGTATAGTAGACGTGTATTTGGCTCTGTTATGAATGATGTTAGCCGTCGAGCTACCAGGGAACCAGTTCCATACCCGTCCTACTAG
- the LOC117849601 gene encoding probable beta-1,3-galactosyltransferase 8 gives MAQTERQPQPEKKAPRARPMSGKAVVMLCATSFFVGLLLNGRMALLTPPSGETSTSHGSGIPLFADDCDQSRRKLEESRPNDIMKEVTRTHQAIQSLDKSVSSLEMELAVERAKQNGGLGVSAPSRGLPKALVVVGINTAFSSKKRRDSLRDTWVPRGDKLRRLEKEKGVVVRFVIGHSATPGGALDRAVNVEAAATGDFLRLDHVEGYHELSAKTRAYFATAVATWDAEFYVKVDDDVHVNLGMLATRLAKYRARPRVYVGCMKSGPVLSQKGVKYHEPEYWKFGDEGNKYFRHATGQIYAVFRDLASYISINQPILHRFANEDVSLGAWLLGLEVEHVDDRSLCCATPPDCEWKKQAGNVCAASFDWSCSGICKSVDRMRAIHSACGEGDGAVWSAAAI, from the exons ATG GCGCAGACTGAGAGGCAGCCGCAGCCGGAGAAGAAGGCGCCCCGGGCGAGGCCGATGTCGGGGAAGGCCGTCGTCATGCTGTGCGCCACGAGCTTCTTCGTGGGGCTGCTGCTCAACGGCCGGATGGCGCTGCTGACGCCGCCGTCGGGCGAGACCTCCACCAGTCACGGCTCCGGGATCCCTCTCTTCGCCGACGACTGCGACCAAAGCAGGCGT AAGCTGGAAGAGAGCAGGCCGAACGACATCATGAAGGAGGTGACAAGAACGCACCAAGCGATACA GTCCCTGGACAAGTCGGTGTCGTCGCTGgagatggagctggcggtggaGCGCGCCAAGCAGAACGGCGGCCTGGGCGTGTCGGCGCCGTCCCGGGGCCTCCCCAAGGCGTTGGTGGTGGTCGGCATCAACACGGCCTTCAGCAGCAAGAAGCGGCGCGACTCGCTGCGGGACACCTGGGTGCCCCGTGGCGACAAGCTGCGGCggctggagaaggagaagggtgTCGTGGTCCGCTTCGTGATCGGGCACAGCGCGACCCCCGGCGGCGCACTGGACCGCGCCGTCAACGTCGAGGCCGCCGCGACGGGGGACTTCCTGCGGCTCGACCACGTGGAGGGGTACCACGAGCTGTCGGCCAAGACGCGGGCCTacttcgccaccgccgtcgccacctGGGACGCCGAGTTCTACGTCAAGGTCGACGACGACGTGCATGTCAACCTTGGGATGCTGGCGACCAGGCTCGCCAAGTACCGGGCCAGGCCAAGGGTCTACGTCGGGTGCATGAAGTCCGGCCCCGTCCTGTCGCAGAA GGGCGTCAAGTACCACGAGCCGGAGTACTGGAAGTTCGGCGACGAGGGGAACAAGTACTTCCGCCACGCGACGGGACAGATCTACGCCGTCTTCAGGGACCTCGCATCCTACATCTCCATCAACCA GCCGATCCTGCACCGGTTCGCGAACGAGGACGTGTCGCTCGGCGCGTGGCTCCTCGGGCTGGAGGTCGAGCACGTCGACGACCGCAGCCTCTGCTGCGCCACGCCGCCAG ACTGCGAGTGGAAGAAGCAGGCTGGGAACGTGTGCGCGGCGTCCTTCGACTGGTCGTGCAGCGGCATCTGCAAGTCGGTGGACAGGATGAGGGCCATCCACAGCGCCTGCGGCGAGGGCGACGGTGCCGtctggagcgccgccgccatctga
- the LOC117849602 gene encoding uncharacterized protein isoform X2: protein MARNPGCTVFIGNLDDRVPERVLYEILIQISGQDKVDKPSSNGNMPVTPRLNPIPAPKPPQLMRSSDTPSSQHTVVNGRIAGYGISPNHSYDSHSQAPSSGLPSRGLSNGTYEYSRRVFGSVMNDVSRRATREPVPYPSY, encoded by the exons ATGGCGAGGAACCCGGGATGCACCGTCTTCATAG GTAACTTGGATGACAGGGTTCCTGAGAGGGTCCTGTATGAGATTCTTATTCAG ATCTCTGGGCAAGACAAGGTTGACAAACCCTCCTCAAATGGCAATATGCCTGTAACTCCTAGGTTAAACCCTATACCAGCACCAAAGCCTCCTCAACTTATGCGGTCTAGTGATACTCCTTCGTCACAGCATACAGTCGTGAATGGCAGGATTGCAGGGTATGGTATCTCACCAAATCATTCATATGACTCACATTCTCAAG CGCCATCAAGTGGGTTACCGAGTAGAGGACTAAGCAACGGTACGTATGAGTATAGTAGACGTGTATTTGGCTCTGTTATGAATGATGTTAGCCGTCGAGCTACCAGGGAACCAGTTCCATACCCGTCCTACTAG
- the LOC117851048 gene encoding uncharacterized protein, translated as MAEIEDAVGAPPTATTTESEGTTTDDEHLSPTCACGGGGGGLGGGGGRIKILCSFGGRIVPRPHDGVLKYVGGETRVLAVPRSIPFREMKKKVEEMFKTEVAAIKYQLLSVAEDLDVLVSVTCDEDLAHMLDEYDRLEAKRSPTASPRFRVYVFAPQPAAPASTRYAGLSRLHPHHHHQQQHHHHHHFQPERYVATVPASPDGSPPFPSQPHGAVSAGNSPRANAVGAEPPAAFGQGMQRVRSTPNLGTLDAAAQCLHQHAADGGGVPGYVSSSPRHAGLLQNSFHHYQHQYAAAPVAVPHHAGRYDARGYVRVGNYLAPVAPPARPVSRGGLAPHSEMVTPKKSAIVWD; from the exons ATGGCTGAGATAGAAGACGCGGTTGGTGCGCCGccaacggcgacgacgacggagtCCGAGGGCACCACCACAGACGACGAGCATCTTTCGCCGACctgcgcctgcggcggcgggggcggaggtctcggtggaggtggaggccgcATCAAGATCCTCTGCAGCTTTGGCGGCCGCATCGTGCCCCGCCCGCACGACGGCGTGCTCAAGTACGTCGGCGGGGAGACCCGCGTTCTCGCTGTGCCCCGATCCATCCCCTTCCGCG agatgaagaagaaggtggaggaGATGTTCAAGACGGAAGTAGCGGCCATCAAGTACCAGCTCCTCTCCGTCGCCGAGGACCTCGACGTGCTTGTCTCCGTCACCTGCGACGAGGACCTGGCCCACATGCTGGACGAGTACGACCGCCTCGAGGCCAAGCGCTCGCCGACCGCGTCCCCGCGCTTCCGCGTCTACGTCTTCGCGCCGcagcccgccgcgcccgcctccacccgctACGCCGGCCTATCGCGCCTCCACCCGCACCACcatcaccagcagcagcaccaccaccaccaccacttccaGCCGGAGCGCTACGTCGCCACCGTGCCGGCCTCGCCCGACGGGAGCCCGCCGTTCCCGTCCCAGCCGCACGGCGCCGTCTCCGCAGGCAACTCCCCCCGCGCCAACGCCGTGGGCGccgagccgcccgccgccttcgGGCAAGGGATGCAGCGCGTCCGGAGCACGCCGAACCTCGGCACCCTGGACGCGGCGGCGCAGTGCCTTCACCAGcacgcggcggacggcggcggcgtgccgggATACGTGAGCAGCTCGCCGAGGCACGCCGGCCTGCTGCAGAACAGCTTCCACCACTACCAGCACCAgtacgcggcggcgccggtggccgtgCCACACCATGCCGGGCGGTACGACGCGCGCGGGTACGTCCGGGTGGGCAACTACCTGGCGCCGGTGGCGCCTCCTGCCCGGCCTGTCTCGAGGGGAGGACTGGCGCCGCACAGCGAGATGGTCACGCCGAAGAAGTCTGCCATTGTTTGGGATTGA